CAACCCGGGGTGTACTTCACCTTTGACTGCCCCTTCGTTCGCATTCTGGGTCTCTACAGCAATGTTCTGGAAGACCCAGGCGTCATCTCCGACCAGAGCGGCACTTATAAGACGTTGGATTCGCGGCAGGTTGACTTCCTCACCGCCGCTCTCAAGCGCGTGAAGTCCGACAACTTCACCGGCGCCGTTATTATCGCCGTGCATCATCCTCCGTTTACGGGCGGCTCCGTGCACGGAGGAAGCCCGCAGATGCTCGCTGACATCGACTCAGCCTGCAAGAGCGCAGGTGTATGGCCGCACGCCGTCTTCTCCGGCCATGCGCACAACTACCAGCGCTTCACCAGGACGATTAACAACCTGCAGATTCCTTTCCTTGTCGCGGGCAGCGGAGGACATTCGCCGCTCTCCAACATGCGCTCCGCCTATCGCACTCCCTACAAGATCGACAACACGTTGACGCTTGAGAACTACAACACCATCGAATACGGTTACATGCGCGTTGTCGTCAATGCGACGACACTTCGTATAGAGTTCCACACAGCCGCCAGCACTGGAGTCGGCAAGACTCCTATTGATTCAGTCTCGATCGATCTCGCAACGCACATCATCGCCGGCTAACCTGCATGACAACAACGGCAGCAGTTCATCCAGGCTCTGATGCCGTTGTTCTCTGTCCTTTTTCTAGTTCGAGCCGATCGCCGGAGGAATCCAATCCCCGTCGAGCACAACCTGATCCGGCATATACAACCGCAGAAACGCAATGTAACCGCTCTTCGGTGGTGTAGGCAACCAGTTACACTTCTGCTGGACATTCGTTGGTGTAGTTGGCTGCAGGTAGATATCCAGCGAGCCATCGCTGTTCGGGCACGCTGGATGATTCTGCACCATCGGTATTCCTACGGCATTCCATTCCACCGTCGAATCAGGACTCGGCACGAGCTTGCCGTTCGCGTCGTAGATCGTCAGCGACCAGAATGCCTTCGAGCTTACCGGCGGAATCCCCTGATTCAGCCCCGGCTTTTTAAAGTGAATGACATAGTTCTTGCTGCCGTTTAGCGCATTCCCACTACCGTCGGTCTGGGTATAGCCGTACACCGCATCGACAGCGCGATTGGCGCCTAACGCATCTTTAGCTACCTCGGCGCGTAGCAAATAGCGAACGCCATAGTTCCCCACATCCAAAGACACGGTCCATCCTGTTCTGGTAGGTCTGGTCGCGATGTTCGTGTCCAGAATCTTCTTTGCAAGAATGAGCCCCTGCTGGATGCTGTTCAGCTTATCGTCCCGTAGCGTTGTGCAATCAAAGGGTTGTCCTGCAACCACACCCAGCCTCTTCAGCGCCAGGACTGCGAGGTCATCCTGCTGTTTCACTGGAGGGTTGTAGTACAGCATCGATGCAAGATTGCCGAAGAATGCGCATGCTTCCATGGCATCAACTTGCCGTACCGGCGGTGTCACAACATCGCCATAAGGCTGCGTCGACAGTGTGTCCGGGGGAGTGTATGGCTCGCCCTGTTTGTACTTGCTCCACGGCGTTAACGTCAGGCCTGGGTAGATGCTGCTCTTGATGTAGTTGATATCTGAATCCGAACCGCTCGTGTAGATACGTCCGATGATCCACATCGAGCTGGTTGGCATCCTGATGACGTCCACAAAATTGCCTGTAATCAAGGGCTGTTTGTAGGCTCCGCAGTCCGGCCCTACCAGCACATAATCACCTTCCATGCTGCCCAATCGGGTGCCAGGCGACTGTGCGCTCACTTCGGTCCATCCATCCAGCATCTGCAGGATGAAGAAGCGGCCGCTCATATTCGGAATATGAAGAATGACCGGCTCCTGACACAGATTCAGAAACGACGAAGCATAAAGTGTAGACGTGCTGGGAAGCACAACTGCAGCAAACGTGGCATCTGGCAGAACCATTTCTTTACCGAACTGGTTAAGAGGAGCGCCGCCTAATTTTGTCATTGCATCGGGGACGTTGTTTCCAATCCGCCCGGTGACCCCGAACATCATCAGCGGATAGCCATAGATGTAGCCCAGCGCGGTGTCTGCAACCACACCCGGAGCAAGGCGCTGAACATCATCCAGGATCGTCGCCTGTCCGAAGGCTCTGAGGCAGGTAACTGTAGTGGAAAGCGCGATGGCGAAGGTACAAACTGCTTTACACAGTCTGTTCATATGCATCTCCATTCTTCAAACATGGATCGATTGAACGCATAGCCCTGTAAAGCTGTATCGGAGGCCGATCACGAAGGCAGATCCTTGAAAACAGCCCAGAGTAGAACGGGCGTCATCAAGCTGCTTCGTCTGACTAGCGGAGTACCTTGCAGTCGTGGCTGCAGGCGTATCCATGGCCGGAAGAGGCCCGAGAAATACATGGGAGCCAGGGAAACGAGCCCAAAGGGGAGATGGTGGGAACCGGATATCAATCTAGCCCATACCTGCTCGAACGTCCAGTCATGTTTTGGCCGCGGCTGCCGTGACATGACAAATCGCTCGTAAAAGCGTCCAATAGTACTGGAGTTAAAAGCATGGCAATGAACGACTATCGTATGGACCAGTACCGCGGTTACCCTACCGTCATCGATGCCCCGCGCGAGGAAGCGACCTCGTTGCTGGCAAAGGTGCTTGGCATTACCGCGCTCGGTTTTCTGATTACTGCTTTTGGTGTGGCCACTGCACCACCATGGGGAACCTTTGTCGGGTTTATCGCTGTTATCGGCCTGATTTTCGCCATCAACCTTACGCGCCGCCAGAGCCCTGCGGTTGCGCTCGGCCTCTTCCTCTTTCTCGCTTACTTCATGGGATGGGAGATCGGTCCGCTGATCCAGCGCTATATCCGCACTTTCGGCAGCGGTATGGTCTTCAATGCTGCTGCGACAACTGGTTGCGGTATGGCGGTGATGGGCTGCATCTCGTATCTGTTCAGTATCAACTACCGCCGCATCGCGGGCATTGGATTCGCCGCGTTGATTCTGCTGATCATCGCCGGTATCGCCAGCATGTTCTTCCACTTCCTTACGCCGGATACCTACTCCTGGTTGACACTCGGTGTCTTCACCCTGCTGACAGTGGGAGACTTCGCGCGCATTCGCGCAGGTGGCGACGGAGCTTCGGCCACCATGCTTGCGCTGTCGATCTATCTCGATGCCATCAACATCTTCCTCGCTGTGTTGCAGCTGATGGGTGGGCGCCGCAGTCGTGACTAATATTGGGAACATGACTTCCGCAAACACGCTTCATGGTGTCATGCTTAAACCATGAAGCGTGTTTTCCTTTTAGGCTCCATCGCCGCCCTCCTTCTCGCGCCTCTTGTGCTGGCAGCCCAGGAATTAGGTTATTGGCGAGCCGCGAGCAACACAGCGAAGAGCATTACCGGCGATATCGTGCTTGCCGAAGAGAAATTGACCATCAACTTCTACACCACCACTATGTCTCGGATTCGTGATATGAATGCAGCCGAGGTGAGTG
This portion of the Edaphobacter sp. 4G125 genome encodes:
- a CDS encoding DUF1254 domain-containing protein gives rise to the protein MNRLCKAVCTFAIALSTTVTCLRAFGQATILDDVQRLAPGVVADTALGYIYGYPLMMFGVTGRIGNNVPDAMTKLGGAPLNQFGKEMVLPDATFAAVVLPSTSTLYASSFLNLCQEPVILHIPNMSGRFFILQMLDGWTEVSAQSPGTRLGSMEGDYVLVGPDCGAYKQPLITGNFVDVIRMPTSSMWIIGRIYTSGSDSDINYIKSSIYPGLTLTPWSKYKQGEPYTPPDTLSTQPYGDVVTPPVRQVDAMEACAFFGNLASMLYYNPPVKQQDDLAVLALKRLGVVAGQPFDCTTLRDDKLNSIQQGLILAKKILDTNIATRPTRTGWTVSLDVGNYGVRYLLRAEVAKDALGANRAVDAVYGYTQTDGSGNALNGSKNYVIHFKKPGLNQGIPPVSSKAFWSLTIYDANGKLVPSPDSTVEWNAVGIPMVQNHPACPNSDGSLDIYLQPTTPTNVQQKCNWLPTPPKSGYIAFLRLYMPDQVVLDGDWIPPAIGSN
- a CDS encoding Bax inhibitor-1/YccA family protein, whose product is MAMNDYRMDQYRGYPTVIDAPREEATSLLAKVLGITALGFLITAFGVATAPPWGTFVGFIAVIGLIFAINLTRRQSPAVALGLFLFLAYFMGWEIGPLIQRYIRTFGSGMVFNAAATTGCGMAVMGCISYLFSINYRRIAGIGFAALILLIIAGIASMFFHFLTPDTYSWLTLGVFTLLTVGDFARIRAGGDGASATMLALSIYLDAINIFLAVLQLMGGRRSRD